TGTTGTTTTCCTGTACAAAGAATCAAAAATCCTGGTAGGAATTGAGACACCTCAGTAGAAAGATTAGCCCAAAATAGTAACTGTTTAGTATACTGTTGATgccttctcttccctgctcctATTATAGTCATCTCTTCTCAGCAGTGAGATGTCTTCCTCCCTCGCTTCTGTGATAAATATCATGGTAGAATATGATGTAGTTCATTTTCCTTTAGTTAGCCAGGGAGGATAAAGTGTGGTAGGTTTGAAGAGGACAGGTATTCTGGTGTGGGAGTAGGGTATAATAAAGAAGATAAAGAACAATGTGTTTTGACATGTGTAGTTAAATAAACTACAAATTTTCAGACCTGGTAAATCTGTCTCAGCAGGCTGCCAAGGCATTGTGTTTTGGATAGGGGGGTTGTTGTTCGACTATAAATAATTGCCAAGTTGTAAATGGTAAGTATACAAAGAAGGATCTGGACAAAATATTTACTTGAAACATTTCATGTATGACAGcttatttttgttgatgttgaTGCAAGTTTGCTTTGTTTGATATTCTTCATTTAGAGAAGCAGAAAGTTGTAGCAAAGGAGGTGGTGAGAATGTCTGTTGGTAGTTTTTAGGTTTCTAGGAAGATATTTTGGGGGTTTAAAAGCAGCATCTGCTTAGagagaatgaaacaaaattataGAACACTGAAGCTTCAATGTAGTCATCCTATGCAACGTTAGTCATATTATGCAAAAAGAGGGGCAgagtggtgtgtgtgtgtgtatgcgtggAAACACATATAGACAATAAAAATCTTTAGGTAGAAATGGAGTATTTTTCATGAGGAGATGTTTCAGTGGTCCTGAGCTGAGAATTTGGAAGCTTACAGATTTGCTTCTTTATGCATTGTGTGATAAAGGAGTAAATGGCATCACTTTGGGGTGACTTGGTTTGGAAAACTTTACTCTTGTGGTGGGTGTGAGATTTTGCTGGCTCTCTTTGCATGCATTTAATCTATGTATCTCTCCATATTATTCCTATTAATAACACTAATAATACCTGGCATTTCACGCTTTCTGTGATTTCGTAGTAAACTGATAATTAGCTCTGTGGGCTTCTGCTGGAAAGCATGATGCTATAAAGCATGCCTATTAGGTACTTGTGAAGGAACACGAAGCTGGCAAATAAGCCCTAAACTGTACGTGCATAGCTGCTGTCGCGCCTTCCTGCGCTGCAGGCAGCACAGCGCTCGTCTCTGTGCAGACCGGTGTGCCTAACAACGTTACTGCTGATTTGGTTCTATAAAGCTCTGCCTAGGATTTTACATTTTGGCAATAGTTTGAATAGTTTGTATTTGAAAAATTACGTACATGTGAATACCAAAACAAAGCTGTAAAAtaggaaaacacaaaacatcTTTTTGCCTATAAACTGTTACATGGAGCATGTTTCCTACTGATATTTCTCTTTTGCATGAGCAGAAATATCTCGATCTCTTCTGTTGTGAAGGTCACGTGTAAAGCGTGGAATCTGTTAAAAGTGCACTTAATTTAatagaagcaataaaaaaatatttaagcatttaattttgtaaatttttcttctttgttcatgAATATCATGTGAAAACAGCAAGGCACGTACTGCTGGTTGCTATTTTCACTTTCTGCAGTCTTGTTCTTGTTAGTGttgcttttaaataatatttttttaaacaatagctTACCTCCAAACTAGATTAAACACCACACATTTTGCTTTGAGTAATCAAAACTTCTaactcatatttttcttttccagcttgtACTTCCAGAGTACCTCATCCATGCATTCTTCTGTGTTATGTTTCTCTGTGCAGCAGAGTGGCTTACACTGGGTCTCAATATGCCTTTGTTGGCTTATCATATTTGGAGGTAATATTGACGAGTCTGGTATCTCTGTAGTCGCGTTAATTGTTACTCATTCTCCTGTTGCAGTGCTTCCTGTTAAGTGTTCTGTGTCTTTGGCAAATAAAGATGCTTTCCGATGCGACGTCGAGAAAGTTTACGTCGTGACTATAAAATAAGAGCCATCCCTTTACTTTCTCTgccatttttatttgttattctCTTGTGCTGTGCAAGAATCGAGTTGTGTTGTGTGTACGTTCAAGGCAGCTGACGTGTCAAAGGTGTGCTGATACTGCAGATTCACACTGCGGGTTGCCACTAGAAGTGGCAGTCCCGCTTTCCTCCGAGCACTAAGACATGGGCACCGCCTCTCCTTGTGCTGGTATTAGTCCtgtgcagggagctgcaggagggagctggtCTGGTTGAAACGTAACCCAGCAAAACAGCTTTCACTGCGTGGCTGTATCTGTGCTAGTCCTGGCGTGAGGAGGAATCAGAGGGGTGGAGGTAGGACTGTTTCTTTTGCTAGCAGCCTGTGTTAAACTACAATTTCAGGATCATTTTGTGTTGACCCGTATGACTGTTCCTTCAGCATGGTAGCCAGCATGCGTTTTATTCATGAGTAGAGGATGTAGGTTTTACATAGGCTTATACGCTCGTCTCTTCTCCAGCTTTTCCAACCCTTTCATAAGGAAtcccatttttcatttatttataaactTGTCCTATTTCCTTTTGGCGTACCAGAGGTCAGCATGGTTTAAGGCTGAGGTGAGCTGTCGCGGCACCGTCTGTGAAAGCTCTTCCGTAGGCACGTTTAGTTTGGAGCTTCGTATGGCTCTTGCAGTTCGCCATCTCCTACACGGAGCTGATGGACTTTGCTGTCAGGGGTGCGATTCCTTGTCTCGGTTCTGGTATTACTTGGTGGGTCGGGGGCAGGAACCAATGTTTTCCATCGCTGCCACCACAAAACTAACTGTGCATCGCTTTCAGGTACATGAGTAGACCTGTGATGAGTGGCCCTGGTCTGTATGATCCTACAACCATCATGAATGCAGATATTTTAGCCTATTGCCAGAAAGAGGGATGGTGCAAATTAGCGTTCTACCTTCTATCATTTTTTTACTACCTATATGGGTAAGTTTTTTCCTCTGTCTCCCATCTAATTTTTAGTCTGGAATTTTGGCTCGGCGCACAAGAGAAATTTTGTACGTAGGAAAACATATATAGTGCCAACTTTCCTGAAAAAGAATCCACAATTACCATTTATTCTGTCTTAAAATGCAAGCCTTAATTTGGTTGGAATTACTATTTTTGAATCTGTATACCATGACTGGAGACTTCAAAGCTCcgggcttttcttcttttaagcatAATATAATAACCCCTCAAGTATTTTCGTTAAGAAGCTGGAACAGTTATATTCTTAGAGTaagtaaatatgtattttgatgtaaatgtaatttctttgttGAAGTCAAAGGTAGAAGAGTCATTCTGAGAGTGAAAAGGGGTGGGAGGCACAAAAGCCAGTGCCACCGCCTGGTTCCTTCTCTCAATTCTTCCTTCGAGCCAAAAGCCACCTTGCAGCTCGGTGTTCACATctgctccggggggggggggggggggggtgacatgGGAAGCGGTGCGCAGTCCTCCTTCCTCTCGGCACATTTATAGAGGGCTCCCTATTACAATGTCACTCAATTTAGTGGCACGTGGTTGTTGTATCAGTTTATGTCTTGCTTTCTAATGCCCTTCTGATGTCTTTTGTGACTGAAGATTTTACACAATCCATGTACCTCACACAGCTTTGTTTCTTAGAATACATGACTGTATAATGCAATGTCTAACGCTAATCAAAATGGTGCatcttaaatgtttttattttattttccagcatgATTTATGTTCTGGTGAGCTCTTAAGAAGACATTCAGCAAGCTTTGTTCCAGTTAAGTGCATGCAAAAGCCACAAACATGGATTCTTTACAAGGAGATCCTCTTACCAAGATTAATTACGGAATCTGATGATCGCATTTGCGTTAGAAAACAATGACtcccctatttttaaaatatttccacatTTTATACTTGTGGAAAGactgttttcttatattttactGGGACAGTGAAATTAAAGAATTACCTGTAAATTAATGTAAAGATTACTGGGTTTTCAAAAGTGTTGACTTTGCACTCCATAAGGAACAGCCATAATCTTCAAGTAGGTATTTGTTACTGACTAGCCTTAGTACACTAGGGATTTTCTTTAGGCTGGGCTTCGTAGTGGCTCATTTGGACTTGCGTATCCCACTCTAACTGTAAATCAGCTCTAGCTGCCGAGTGCTTGGGAAGGACTGGAAGTGCTGTGTGTTTCACCTGTAGGTGATGTTGGTCTTAAGAGATGACTTCATGGACACAATTGCAAAAATTGGAAttctattttgttgtattttattttttttctatctagttAATCTTTCCCTGTATATGCATGGTTCAgagacttctgtatttttactgaACGTTAGCCTTGCTTTAATCTCAAGCATATGTCATTGTGATAGGAGAAGTTGAATTGTCCACGAAGGACTGAAtttaaatgatgattttttttttgtctgtgctgtTTTATTAACAAATGGACAAACCTACAATATTTATCAAGTCCAATGATGAAAATACTCTTGAGTTTAAGAGTAATGCTACAGaccttttcaaagcagaaagtgAGATTGTGAAACTGCCCTGCTGTTCCTTAgtgcaataaataataaaaaaaaatgtcaaattcagaaacacttatttttacctggtgccttgttttgtttttaaattgaacAGATACTTGCTGTATTCATCTGTTTGTTTTATGATGGATAATTgcattaccttttaaaaatagaacacTGAATCAAGTTACGTCTGGAAAATGGAAGCTCTGATTTCCTGCTTGCTGTCTTTTTCTCATGGGTCTGCAGATAAATAGtaggtggggcagggggaagatgtTTCAGCTAAACTGATAATATTGCATTGTAAATTGTGACTGCGAACAGCTGCTTAATTTAGGAGTAATAATTAGGGATCTTTTTCATTTACGTGTGCTGGAGAACAATGAATAGTTTCTGAGTTCTAGTAAAACTTTTTCATATAAACTGTTTATTTGTTCACTTTGGGTCTCTCGGGTGTTAGATGCAATAAAAGTCATACGAATGGTGCGCTGGGTTCGACCAGAAATCCAGATACCGGTGTGTTGGACAGCGGCAACGATTGAGCAAAAAGAATATGAAACAGGGAAGGTATTGAATATCTCTGCCTGAATAGTGGAAGAATGTGTTTGGAAACCTACCTGTTACAGATTTCCTGAGCTAGAGGTTTGGCATCTTAAACAGCCCTTGAATAGCTTTTCTTCCATTAATTCAGTTGCTTTCTGAGCACGTTTATAGCCTAGTACGAAAGATACCCTGAGACAGTGAGTTCTGCAATGGAATTGCTCAGCATGtaaaaaatacttgtttaaaagctctgctggacttcattTGGTGCCCCTAAGCTCTTATTTTTTGAGGCATATTGAAAATTTCCCCCTTTCCACTGTATTTATGCTGGACATGATTGACTAGACTTTCATCATGTCATCTTTCAAAGTGGAGAAGTCTTAATCTCTTCTTGCTGGAAGTCCTTCCATGGCTTTGTGATTATCCTTTCTCCTctgcaaattttccttttctaagcTGTTGTCATCGCACGAGATTTGGGTGCCCAGGGGATTTAGAGCAGCAGTTTCCTGCtctctgcttctgaatttctcTCTACTTCTTATTTAATGTACTGGATATGAGAATTCAGGCTGTGATAACTTCGAATTCTCTTTGCTAAGTAATGATACCTGATAGCTTATTACTATGcatataaaattgtttttctcacttgtgtttcttctttgcatttattGACACTTAATTTCACATGCTGTCATTGCTCAAGCATTCAGcattacaagattttttttttttttttccctgactgtcCCAAACCATTTGCAGCAGTTGCAGGCATTCTCTCACAGCCTGCATTTTCTGTGCAAAGGCCCGGGTTCCAGGCCGCACACCTCTGGAGCTCTGCGAGGAGCTCCTCCTCACCAAAAACTCGTTATTCCTATTCTGTAATCCCTTTTGATCAGTTGTTACTTGACAAGAGGATTTTCTTCCTTATGCAATCATAATTTTGAGCTTTTATCAGAATTTCTGAAAGGCTTTTCAGAAACGCAGGAGTATTGTTCCTATTGGATcgtttttgttttcctgctgctcaGTGCCTTCAGAGACTGCTCTAAGATATGACTAAAGCCTGTGCAAGAAAAACTTAATTAACCCTTTCATATGTTTGTGTATTTATTAATCTGTTATGGAAATGAGACTTACTGGCTCATAGCCCCTAGCTCTCCTTGTCCTTCTAAACAAATCTCTCATTCCCTTGGTACTCGGGCTGATTTAAGCCAAGTTACACAGCAGAATAAACAATGCAGGATTTACCGagttcaactgaaaaaaaccttctgaaaacCCCCTCCAGCAGTGGAGCAGCTTTAGCCAGGAATATTTAGCAAAATGTTTGCAACACTTGCACTGTCCGGTGGATGACTGGCTTTACGCATCTAAGGTGAAAGTGCATGTGAGTATTCCTGATCAGAGGAATTCAGAGGGGACAACAGCGCAGTAGCTTGCCAGTGCAGTTCTACTGGTGAACTTGAATTCACCGCTAACCCCAGGAGCAAAATGCTTATTTGGAGTCTGTCCTGCCCGCTGCGGTTAAATACATGAGCGCTGAAGAATTTAAGTAATCTCATTTCAAAGGTCTTTAAACTGTCAAAACATTGCAGAGAAAGGTCGGAAGTGCAAGTTAGAAGTTAAAAAGTCCTATGGGAACCCAGCGTGTTGGAAGTGCGATGCCTGTCCAGCCAAGTCcttcagaaaatgctgtttaGAAGCTggtttcagcatttttattttttaaaaaaaggttattgTCTACCAGCATCAACCTAGCTGCTGGGTGGTGTGAACGTTCTTATCTGTACCCAGCGATGTGAGCCCCACGTCTGAGTTTTATGGGAGCAGTCCGTGTGGAAGCAACTGATGCATGTGAAGAAGCATGCACAATGCCTAGCTAGAGTCTTTCTGTATTCAACATGTGGACCTGATAGTAATTGATTTTTGGAGTTCCAGGAGGcaaaagatggagaaaataaataacatttctttctccctgtcagAAAGTTTCCTGCTAAGTCATCTTAAAAAGGCATCTGAcatatatttaataaatgaatACCTCCAGTTGCAAGATTCAGCACCGAagaaaggacagacagacactTTTGTTTCTCTGATTTCTGTTTGAGTGTTGGGGAGTAGTGTCAGGGACAGAACAATACATGTTTTTAGCAAAGTATTCTCTGTAAGCGACTCCATGCTGTGGGAACTGTTGCCTGCCTtaggaggggaaaagggaaaggtagTAAGAGCTAATTAAATATAGTCAGTAGTGTATTggctttatgtggcaaggttttggtagcagggggcttacaggggtggcttctgtgagaagctgctggaagcttcccgtgtctgacagagccaattccagccagctccaagttggacctgctgctggccaaggctgagcccatcagcgatagtggtagcacctctaagataacagatttaagaaggaaaaaaaagttgttgggaCACAGAAatagcagccggagagaggagtgagaacatgcaagagaaacagccccgcagacctccaggtcagtgcagaaggaggggagaagacgctccaggcgccggagcggagattcccctgcagcccgtggggaagaccctggtgaggcaggctgtccccctgcagcccagggaggtccacgggggggcagatctccacctgcagcctgtgaaggaccccatgctggagaagggggATGCGTGAAGGAGactgaccccgtgggaagcccgtgctaggagcaggctcccggcaggacctgtggagagaggagcccacggagcaggttttctggcaggacttgtgaccctgtgggggacccacactgaagcagtctgtgcctgaaggactgcagcctgtggaagggacccacgctggagcagttcgtgaagaaggACCCACGCtagagaagttcgtggaggactgtctgctgtgggagggaccccacgctggagcaggaaagagggtgaggagtcctgcccctgaggaggatgaagtggcagaaataacatgtgatgaactaaCCATAACCCCCATtgcccatccccctgcgccactggggggcggtggggggtaggtagagaatccgggagtgaagttgtgcctgggaacaagggaggggtggagggaaagtgttttgagatttggttttatttctcattaccctgctctggttgactgccaataaattaagttaattttccccaagttgactctgttttgcccacgactgtaattggtgagtgatctctcctgtccttatctcaaccctacacgccctttgttatattttttctttctcctgttcagttgaggagggggaagtgatacaaatggctttgctgggcacctggcctttagccagggtcaacccgccacaagCAGAAATCACTTTTAAACCTGTTGAAGTGTCTTGAGTTGTCTAACAGCAAAAGGCACGGTGTGGGTGATGGGGGCTTTCTTCCCAGAGCCAAAGTGAACCTCGCAGGGCCTCAGAAGGTACCTGGGCACTGAGGTGGATGATCATTGCTTCCTCAGACTGGGACAGAACTAGTTTAAATGTTGTCTTCAGGAttctcttcatcttctctggTCTTTATGGGTGGACATAGTTAAACAGGAGGGATGTGGACTGTTAGAGGCATGTTGCTGTGAGATTCTCTCCAGCCCACAGCTGATGATTGTTTATTTACTCTCTCTAGCATTAGCACGCAGAAGTGCTGCGCCAGAATCTCACCCACACAGCTATAGCACTGTGTCTCTTCCCACCATATTCATATACCCCCCCCCTTGTTTTGTCACAGATCTTCAGTATAAAACCTCCTTCCGTTGGAACAAGGGGTCTTGTTTCTAAATATCAGTGAACACATGAAGTAGAACTGTGACATTTTAGAATGAGTTCTTACTAGCTCATAAGGGGCAAGTGCTCCAGCAGGAAAATTTTCATGCTTGACTTTCCTTTGATTTGAAGCTAgagctgaggggttttttttaaacagctccaGTGATGTATTTTTATCTAGCTACATTATCCCAGCATGACTTTCTTACAAAGGCCAGTAGAGAAGGAGTTACCCTTCACCTCCCCCCACTTTTCTTCCCCTACACCCTGGAGCAGAAGCCAGCCCATCAGCACTAGAAGTCTGCACTCCTCTGTGAGGAGTTACAGGCTATTCTGTTTCCTCACAGATCCTGCCTTCATGTTCAATTGCTTGTCCCAATCCTCACACTACATAGAAcagagacaaaaatcaaaatgatattCAGTCACTTCATTGACAGCCTGGCCTCCCTTCCACTTGGGAAGTTCACTGAAGCAGCCCAGAGAATGTCAACATGAAAACATCAGCATGCCAGTTCAATGGTAGCAGACATACATGTTGTTGGTACCAAGTGATGTTAAACGTGAGGTAATCATTGTGTAAGAGTCATTATTATATTGAAAGCAAGCTCATTAGGCATGCAGGCCACCAGCAGAACAGTAATGAACACAAATACACTTTCATGGATTTTTAAGGCAGAAAGTATTAAAGACTGCCAAACAGACAAAGATGCTGCATGTCCTGTGGAATTTCCTTCCCCCACATCAACACTTGACACACAGATTTggaagtgagcagctgtgtcACATCGGCAGCAGCGATGAGAAACTAAAGGTCAGGAGTGAGGCGTCTTGTCCAGGTGTCTGCCACAGCCATGTAGACACAAAGGTACACCACGCCAGTATTAATTCAGTATTAGTTACCGCGATACCGATCTTAATACTGTATCCTTTGTTGCCAGATGTGCAGCTAGGTTCTCTCGAAAGTCATGGAGGTAATTGTATTGCTGAAAAAGCACAACCAGATTTGTAGTGAGTG
This region of Accipiter gentilis chromosome 25, bAccGen1.1, whole genome shotgun sequence genomic DNA includes:
- the CNIH1 gene encoding protein cornichon homolog 1 gives rise to the protein MAFTFAAFCYMLALLLTAALIFFAIWHIIAFDELKTDYKNPIDQCNTLNPLVLPEYLIHAFFCVMFLCAAEWLTLGLNMPLLAYHIWRYMSRPVMSGPGLYDPTTIMNADILAYCQKEGWCKLAFYLLSFFYYLYGMIYVLVSS